The Carassius auratus strain Wakin unplaced genomic scaffold, ASM336829v1 scaf_tig00003563, whole genome shotgun sequence nucleotide sequence ttccgtagatgaatggaggtcttacgggtttggaatgacatgagggtgcgtcattaattatatagtttttcatttttgggtgaactaacccttaaatgGCTGCATTCACAAAGTGTTTGGTATAGAAAATAGTGTTTACAAACAGGTGTGACTCTTGAATTGTCCTGTTCAGATTACAGAAGCAGTTTGAATAATGTTTGTATGAACAAATAACCAGTCTAGacacctttttaattatttattttcttattatttcctTTTGCTCCAATCTGTTTGAATGCTTTAGGTGAAACAGACTTTGAGTTGTGCAACAGGTGATCATTGTCTTATAGCATGACTGCAAACTGACTAATGAAGCATGCCAGCAGTTCTCTAGTGCTGACTGAGACCTAAAGCCATTAGCTATTATCCTCTGCCGTGAAACCCAACTTCCTGTAGAGACTGACCGTGTTGCCTGGCTGCCGTGAACGCAGAAGCGTGAACTTGCTGTGATTCTTTTTGCTCCTGCTTTTGGCCTTTCGAAGTTCTTCAGATCTCTCGTAGTCGGTGAGATCCACCACCTCCTGGATTTTCTTCTCATCTTTGACCTGTAGAAAGTACAGATTTGGTTTTATTACTGTGCTTTAAACTGGTTTAAAATTGATAACACACATctcaatatttatgtatatgttctgaaataaattaaagaggtaattttagtagttttaaaatgtttaatgtaatgaCTAAAACTATTGATTAATACtagtaatagtttattttttatttaatcattaatcatcataatagttgttgttataataatacttttgtatttttataatataatattaataatacatgtatAATTGTACATTTCTGAAAACTGACTCAGATCCCAAACAGGTTTCAGAAgtcattaagaaataaatataaatatgaatttgcttaattattccaaacaaaGGCTGATTTAAAATGAGTGTTTTTACTGCCCAGTGTGTCCAGAATTTTCAATTTCAGCCAAGAATTATCATTTAGGTGCATCAATACTCAAAAAGTGTTTCTACTATGGCAGAAGAGAACCTTTTAACCCAGATTCGCAGTGAACACCATGGTTTGATTTGCCATCACCTGCCAAACGCTTTCATCAAGTCACCATCTTTTTCCATTAGCGCTCTACTAAAGACAAAAAAGCTGGCTATACATGCAAGCACACATCTTGTTGTGTCCTGTACTACAGAGTCGCTCTACAGTGCAGTATTTAAGAGATTGGCATCACACCCAGTGCACAATGGGGTGCCACAACAAGGAATGGCAGTACAAATAGTACATCTACTGTTCCCACAGTACAATGGCAACAATTAACTGGCAATCTGATCCAATCCTTTTTTCCAGGAGAGGATAGTCAGGGCACAGTACACAGTATTTGCACTCAACACCGGACACTGAGAACTCCTCAATACAATTAGATTCAAGAAAATAATGAAGTATGCTGTCATGACTTATAACGCactatataattaatgaaaattagGCATTTAAGTGAGGTAAAAAAAGCCAGTTTTCGCCTTAATTACCTTTTTAACTGCAAATAAAGGGcatcatctatatttaattttgtgtaCATTAAGCTTTAAACAGACACATTTTGCAGAGgagacgcaaacacacacacacagtgtaaatAGTCAAAAATAGTGTCTTGAACAATCAAAAGAAAGCTAGAGAAAATCGTTTGCCAAAGccttgtctctcaaaagaaactGAAGGGACAAAGAACTACTATGATCATTAGTGCACAGTTTTGCCGGTCTGCCTGATTTCTACTCTGTAATCAAGATACTGTCTGTTATCTAACTAAAGCTGTCTGGAGctgtaaacaatatttttgttgtgtgtgaGGTTACAGAAATGATTCAGGTTCAGAAAACTTAAGCTTTAAGAAAGAAATCGGCTAATTCCAAAGAAAAAGTGGATGATTAATAAATTTACTCTGTGTCATATAATTCAGTATTATTTTTGACCCCATGGCAGCAGTTTAAAGCTCAACTTGTattagcctgaaaaaaaaaaatcctttaaggtttgctgttttttgttcacattttcttgttgCTCAAATGCACAGTTTCCAGTGTGTATTCATATTCATGTTATTCAACACAACTGTATTATGGAGAATTTCCTGTTCAGGTGTCCTTTTGTTTCAGTTTGAAGCCAGGTGAATCATTTAGAGACAATTAGACATCGTTTCATGTTTCACTGTCTTTCAAAGGGCTGGTCAAGTTCTGTATGAAAGGAAATTTCACTATTCAAATTTATATTTGCTTTCTCTATTAACCCGTCTATCCTTTCATAAATGTCCATTACGGTCACAAAGCATTGCAGTTGAGAGGGTGTATGAAAGAGGAATTTGAAATGAATACTCCTCTGCAATGTGTCCTATCAGCccacatttgaaaaaaatcatTGCAAAGTGTTTAAGTAGAAATCTGTGAATGATACAACTAATGCTGCTTTATGATGTGAAAGCTGCCGGAGATATCTTGTAGAGTTAAATACAGCAAGTTTGCTTGCTCAGGTGAGGGAAGAAAGGGTGAGCCGCTTCATGAAGGGTGTTGACAAGTTGACATCCGCAATTACAAACCAACTGAAGACAATTTGAAGGAGTCTCCTCTTTGACTTCTAGCACAGTGGTTTAAAACAGGTTTTGCTTTTCAAGTGGTGCTTTTGGACATCAAGTTGTGGCCAAACACAGTGCTAAAAATTTATTCATATCACCACAAGCTACATTCAACAAAACTACAAGGCCTttgacaataacaacaaaagaTATGGGAACTGTTTTTGCCTTCTTTCCTGGCCTTTTtgttagagctgcacgattatgCACTGCATATTTGTTGATTATTCCCTTAAAATTGTAATTGCGTGTCTGCCTATGCGTGTTCTCAGCAGCAGGCGtgtgaggcatcttcttcttcttgctttatggcggatcgcagacttataagtgcattacctcCACCTATTTCtgaagtggaccattgacactctatctacaatctcgattagaaatgtcaactgtccacttgagagataggtgctAATgtacttataagtctgtgatccaccAGAAAGCAAAAGAAGAATAAGATGCCTCACATGCCTGCTCCTGAGGAGGACGCattcaggagagttctaacagctCGGACATTGcttgaatcagaggtaaaaaacaatataaatactgttcagtttcttgcacagattgattgttttgtgtctttacacatcaacgTATTGTCACAGGCCAcagggtttcatttttttttttttttttgcagtgattcccatccacttacattataagactgatagactgcaaaagtttgagttaaaaatcttggtttgtgttctactctagaaacaaagtcacctaccaAAGTCATCTCAGATGCCCTAGGGggaagcagataaacatcaaattttcctttttgggtgaactatccctttaagaaccacTATTGTAGAGTTTATCATTTCAGTTCAACAAGCTTCTCATTTCGAGCTTCCTGaagctattttgctgttccagaGTAACAGTGTAACACTGTAACAGCCCACAACTTGCTGGAATTTCTCCCTTCCATCCTTTTAAATTCTTTCAAACAACTTGCAATTGCAGTAATAATCATCTGGCACAGTGTGACCAAGATCCCTTTTGATACTTTgcggaaaacaaaagaaaacacctAAAGAAACCAGAAGGAGAAGAAATGGTTTGATGACTATACAAGGCATGGCAACCTCTGTTGATTTCGCTTTCCAGCAAGTGAGTCACAGCTGTGCCAAGCCCTGACGTGTGAAATGATTCATCCATCAATTTCATTTGCTCTTCTTGTGTTAATGTAGGTGGACGACTGCACGCCGTCCCCCAAAGAGATGATGCCGgcaattgtaaaaagaaaaaaatcacatgtcTTTCCTTGcgtttttgtacatgtatgacATATTATACAGTAAAGTCTGTAGACATGTTACTTTTACTATTGCACTGCATGATCTCATTTTATGACATTTTCCATTTGCACCAGTTCACAAAGCTAGAATAATTCAGCACATCTGACATCTGCAGATCTCTTTATTGAGAAATGCAATACATATGCACCAATAAGACAAGTAAACTGGAGTGAGATTAATGGGATGCATAAACTAATTAAAGCACTTGACTGAttatgatgtgaaaaaaaaatttggtgaTATAATGGAGTGTTCATATGAAACTAGCAAAACTACATTTCATTTGTTACAACTGTTTCTATTTAGTGTGGATACTGATTGTGAATCGCCCACATGGAAGGACTAGGATTTCAGTGCTGTTTCAGTGGCATCATTTTAGAAAGGCAAACCAGATGAGCAAATGGGGAAAGAACATCGTGAAGAGGAAGTATCGAGCCTAGAATAAGCTGTGGTTATTAGATCAATGTCTACCTTCTCACATATGACTCCAAAAAGCAGAAGAGCAATATACGATACTTTCAAAGTAGATGAAGACCAGAGCTTCCTTATTTGGGCTTGAGAGGGCAAGACGACACAGAGAGACAGCTCTTATCTTCTTCTACTTTCATGTTGAAGTTCTGGTAGATGCCATTTAGGGACAAAAAAGACAGAAgactaaatttagatttttttcaagcATTCATGAGAGAACTCTCTCCAAGAATAAGTGTGTGAATGTGAAGACAGTCCTGGGCAAGTGGGAAAAAGTTTTTCTACTGTCTATGGACTCTCCCTACATCTGCCACATCAGCGGCCAGGAATCTGACCCCAAACAACACTCCCATGACATCTGCTCATGTGAGCTTTTCTGGAAGAGTTTAACAGGACACATTCTCAGTTTACTTCCACCCTTCGGTCTACTATCATCTGACACAAATATGTTAAGTTGATTCAAGCAGAATCACATTCAATGAATGGCCAGTGGGTTATCAGTGGTGCTTGCTATAGCCAGTGCTAATACTTTAGTCTTTACTCAGCAGATACTTCAAAATGTGCAGTTTGTTAAAGAAAGGTGTGCTTATACTTTTATACTAGGTAGATGATGGTATTTTTGGCAAAAACTAGTTtccataatacatttttgaaaatagtcTACAATTAATCCTCTTTGATGCTTTCTGACACTGTTGAAGCTTGAAAGCCTTTCAAACAATTTTTCAAatattctccttttgtgtttctgcAGATGAAAGTCATGTGCGTTTGGAACAATatcaaggtgagtaaatgatgaaagcatTGGGTGAACGGTCCCTTTAATTCCAAAAagactgtgtaaaaaaaatattcataaaagaatctgAAAAGTTTAAGCCCAGTTACCTGATGTAGAACTACATTAAACCCCTGAAGCTAGGATCTTCAGACCACTAAGTAAATATAGGTATCATTTTGGCATTCATCTATTAGGAAACGTGATACCAAAACAACAGCATCGGATCATTAAAATCTGTTGTCTGTCTAGACAGCTGGAGAGAAACATCTAGACGACAGCATGATGAAACCTCAGTCTGTTAAGCACTAAAAGGGTCAATCCTCCCTCTGAGCTGTGAGCCAGAGCCCATATGCTGCCTCGGCATTGTTTGATCTGATGCTGAGCACAGCAAACAGTCTTCTGCGTGACCATGACTCAACCTCAATCCTGCTTTCCTTCCCTTCTTCCTCCCACACTGCAGTAAATCAGCCTCACCACTGAATAAAGGCCCTTTATTTTCCTATTCCTTCATGCATACTAAACTTGTTTAACCTctctttaaacctttttttttatccagaagTGAAGGGAACCACAATTTCAGGCACATGCTTGACAGTATGTGTTGCATTGGACTTGGAAATGATAGTTTGCCAAGTGTATGTTTACATGTTTATCTCATCATGTTTGGAATTTCAGCATATCCGCCTCTAATTCAAGAACAATGTCTGCAACAGAATAAAGGTGTTAACACTGAAAAACGCAGCTCTGTGAACCACAGCAAGCCTGACCTGAGCAGAGCAGGATAAAAAAAaggatagtttatttatttattcattgagttttttttgtgtacaaaaatccaaactgccgttttttcataaaatgaagaataatgagttgtatggactacttttataatattttttgaagctttttttgttgttgtttttggagaTTGACACTCCCTGGTTGTCATCTACTTTCATTCTCTCAAAACTTctttccaatgaagaaaaagtcaTGTGGGTTTTGAAAGACATGacataagtaaatgatgacagaatttgtatttttagctcaacttatttatttttggctgtcatcatttacttacatcATGTATTTTAAAACCCATTACTATGTATAATCAGGGCAATAAATATTGCATATGTTACACATAAGATAAACTgtattgcttaatttatttatttgtattttttaaatgaattgtcaTTGAACAGTTGTTCACATGAAAGTTATGTAATAAGTAATCagaaaacaataactgttataATTTTTATGTTATAATGTACACTTATGTTGCCTTTGCCTTTACACAACTGGAACACATTTATTCCTTTCTCACACTGAAGGCATTACTTATATCATTGTAAGCATGTTACACAAGTAGCATCTCATCAATCGAATGATAATGTGTAGAAAAGCATTAAGAGCAAAAAAGGGTTGTCCAAAACTAACCTCTTTTTCAGAAATGTAGAGTTGCTCTCCTTTCAGAATAACAAATCTGCTTTTCCAAATTTCCCTGAAAATTCCTTTGCCACAGAACTTGCGAATCCAGCCAGTTTTGTCGGGCTGCATGGGCTGTTGATTGGCATCCTGAGGTCCCTGAAAAAACAAAGACATGCTTGTGGGACTTCAGGTTTCCAGTTGGTTATGATCTAACTTAATGTGTTTCAAAGACTTAACAACATTTCTAGGTGTTTGTAGGTCTATGATGCTGTCAAGGAAGGTATttcactaggttttgagacacaaTCGTAGTCTCTAGAGTGGGAGAGACATTGCAGACATTGAGATCTTGCAGTCTGAACTGAGTGTGATAAGAAAAGGCTGTGTAcatgcaaaataataacaagaaaaaaatatttctactATGGGGATCTCACAGACAGAGTGAGCAATATCCATAATCTGTTTATTGTTCAGAAAAAGACTTTCCTCAGTTATTTATGCATGTTATCATATTCTGTATGAAACATGGCAATTCTTCACCTGCTAGTCTAGACAGGAAATATCGGAAGTCCCATTTATaatgctttttattcattttggacAGTAATTTAATCGTCTCATTAATACTGCATGTTAAGTGTTCAGCTTGTAGTTCCAGAAGATAAATAGAATTTTTCAAACCATGCCTTCCCTTGAGAGTTTCCTTTTGGGTTTTTAGAATTTATGTTTTAGATGAataaatattgttagaaaatgtgTATATGAAGTTACAGtctgaattaaaaagaaaaataatctgtTAAATATAGGCCTAGTCATATGACAGCAGTCTCATTCAGTTTTCTAGAAACTGTAATACTGGCTTCTTGTTATAGTACTCAGgttctgtttatttttgatgtgatATGAAAATAAATCAAGGCAAACTTTCAGTTGTACCTTGCCGTGTGAATTAAACATGCGTATAAAATAAAGTCAGCATTAGACTACTCCTTTCATTATTTAGAGCTTGTCAACTACTCCCAAAATAAGGCGTGCGAAATAATATCACGTCGACTTATAAATttacagctaaaataaaataattataattcgtGTACTGCATTGGTGCGTTGgaaatgttttagtaaattaaGAAGAGTGTACAATACATGCTGCAGAGTTTCATACTTCATAGTGCACGATGGTTCGCGGCGCTCCTCTCTGACAAAAGAGTGGACTCGATGTCTTACCCGCTTTGTTGAACCGTTCTTCTTCATGACTCAATAAAACGGCTTCTTCCCGACTCTCCCTCCGTTAAATCCAGATCCTTTCGTGCCACAGTGTGTTGTCTCCAACGAAACAAAATCCTGAAGTGAAACTCTACACCCAAAGAAAGCTCGGTGGGTGTTGAATGAGGCGCTCCTCCGTTTGTTTCTTACGCCTCCTCTTCTCTAATTTACTTCCATTCAGTGTCCTCCAGATCCGCGCAGATTATCATCCAATGGCTTCTTCTTTGTGGTCACGCAGACAGATCGAAGAAATGTGCTCTTTAGAGCAGCAAATAAGTCTGTGCTGGTGccatcatcataatcattatcTTTACCATCGTGTCGTAGGGGTTGATGTCCTGCCCTCATGTGTGTCTCATGTGGAGTTCTGTGAGCTGGAGAACTTAAGGCAGTATAGTCCCTCTCTCTTTGTCCTCCACAGCTCCACCTATGGACACCACAATGATGTCACTGGTGgggggctggggggggggggggggtgtactgAAAGGAATGTGCAGTAGTTGCTATCATTTTACATTGTCTAACAGTATTTGGCTATATTATTagctaaaatattataatatagcataatagcataatatcataattttataatacaaatatgaataatgtgcaattaaaaattaataacactAAGTACATGTAGTTGAACAACAGtgtcaaaaatgaaactttttatTAGGGAGCAATATTTGCCCCCTGGATTTGtagaatgaattaaaaataaaatgtgacactgtGGTTTATGATTAAAAGAAATTCTCAGTATAAGCAGTTAGGGTTGGTGCACAGCAATAGGCCACATTTTAAtgcatgaataattaatgactaGTCCTGTActgttttcagaaatatttagCAGTATCGTTTAGTAGTGCTGTAAGATATAAATTAACTAGTTTTATAATCAAATACTATTTAGTTAGACTAAATCAACTTTAATGTATTCAGTTTCCCGTGCCAGAAGTAATATTTAATGTCAGTTGAAATAGAAATAGCATCTCAAGGCTGACTGATTTCAGTTTGTTACAGTTAAATACATACATTcaatattaaatgataaatatattacGTTTACGTTTACAGATGAGgagagtggaagcaatcaaaaacaacaaaaagagcaatgatatataattgctataataagtctcagttagctcaacacagtacacgtaacatgggattttaaataataataaataaaaagaaaacggatagaaaagaaaaagaatagagcaagctagtatatatatatatatatatatatatatatatatatatatatatacacacacacacacacacacacacacacacacacataattgcataataaattaaaagaaaatagaatacaaaaagattagaaaggtagttagattttttttttttaagaattgaattagaatagtgagtgctaaagttagagactcaaataaagatggaagagatggattTTAagcgattcttgaagatggctaaggactcagctgctcggattgagttggggatgTCATTCCaacaggagggaacatttaatttagaagtccataaaagtgactttgtgattctttgggatggcacaatcaagcgacgttcacttgcagaacgcaagcttctagagggcacataagtctgaagcaacatgggtgcagagccagtggtagttttgtagttttgcaaacatcaatgtcttgaattttatgtgagcagctatagccagtgcaaactgataaacagaggtgtgatgtgtattcttttaaaatgtatcttgctgccgcgttctgaatataaatatatatatatatatatatatatatatatatatatatatatatatatatatatatatatatatatatatatatatatatatatatatataaatgttaaaaatatataaatgtgatcTGATAAATTGGGGAACTCTTGAATACagattaaaaagaacattttgcagTTCCGTACAGACCAACAGCTCATGACAGGCAGTCTGTGTGGTGTTGAGATGATGCTCCCATAAAGTGATGTAACTCAGCAGCAATATAAACATGTCCACCTGTTGCCTTAAACCCATCATGGTCTTTCTTAAgtgtttaaaaatagtaatacataCAGCCTTGATAAGCTTTGGTCTGAAACGGCCCTTACCTTGCATTACTTCAGCAGTAAGGAACGGACTAAATGTGTTTGTCATTGAGTCAGGTGCAGATTATTAGGTTACCTTACAAGGTTAACATTATAGCTGggttattgtattatatataattacaaatgtgAACACAAAATACGTTATGCAGCTTTATTATCATTGACTGAGATTTTGTGCAAAATTTAATTCAAGCTGAGAAGGTGGTTAGAATTACATCACAATTGACAGTTTAAGGGCTCAATACGGGTCAGTCAGAGTGGCTGTTTGGCACAGGGAGATCGGCTGGTAATGAGTCTGACAATTTATGTTAGTACTAACAGAAATTCTAAATATAATGTGAGAAATATAAGAGCATTTAAAAGCACCAGGAAGTAGAGGCAGCTGTCAGGTATAACAATTTAGCAGGGTCTTCTATTATTGAatggtaagaaatgtttctcaatgCTGTCATTTGCCATCTAGGAAATGAATGGCCTTTTTGTTTGCATTGCTGTAAGTGTTcagtaggggagagcaggggcgaaagtaccatttttcagaaaaacattcttttaaaagataatgttgtagacagagatatatttctgctgtggccttcagtagacttcagtataatttaacTTTGAACATAAGctgcacattgttactttcgaccttTTCgtttgggacgaaagtaacacacaggtgggttaaaagtaacacaacaatataagcaaaaaaaaatttctgttactcttatttttattaagtatacctGAAAAtgaccttgttaatatgtaaatgcaaaaatattttgtcctttattttttgccaaaaaatattaaattaaattttcatattttcattttaaatttaagtttcatcagatgtctcaaAACTCGACTGTACAAAcctaaattgtttaaaatattttttattggcaatttcaatgtatttttataaaacattttttcaacagaATGAACAAcccgatctcatggcaattccgtacatttttcacaagttggcttattcgtacgaatttgtacaaccacgctcgtacaaattcatacgattgttgccaaatcgtacatattttacgatttgcacaattcgtatgaatttgtacgaatgacctacacctaacctcgtccctaaacctaaccgtcactggggtcgtataaaatcgtacgagtgaggtcgtacaaattcgtacgaataagccacctcgtaaaatacctactaattggtcgtgagatagcgttggaatgaacaatataaaaacataattaaattagcATGATATAAATTCTAAACATGATGTAACAGTAGGCTTATTCAtatttccatccagttgtttttatgcataaattcaaaatttatggatttttaatttatgcataaaggaaacactgcaaattcataggAGGAGGTGTAAAAGTTAAGGTATGTCTAAAACTTAAATATAACTAAGGTAAATGCGACGTAACAGCTGCCCAGAGAGTGAAactcctctatgtccagaaaggcCCTCTCATAAACATTTGGATAAAACCagatctctgtctgtctttctgacacTCACTCCTGACATATTctttataatatgacataaagaTTTTTAATAAAAGGAATGggctaaaaacaacaaaatggtgCAATCTAGCAAATTTAAAACAACTAAACTGGTGCAAagttttgttaaatgtaatcaatgctttaaattgatttataaaaccacaaaaaatatattgtaagtcttttttgtgaaatagttttcTAGTCCttgcatttaaatacaaatttttaaCTAATGCTGGTTTTTAGAAACCTAGGTAATCATAGCATCATTGTAATGACATGCTCTAATCCAGCACTGAAGTGGAATTAAGCAGTGGTGCTGTCCCAGTTTAAACAGAGCTCTTGCGCAAGTGAAGCGGAAATCAGCTTACAGAGTTGCCTCTCATTAGGCTTTCAACAgttgaagaaaaagaagaaatataaaCAGCCACAAGACTTAAGATCACTTTTCTCAGCAGGTTAAACATGTGAAGAGGTAGACATATAATCAGTCAtcttatattttttaatcatctcTGTCCTAAGATGAAt carries:
- the LOC113070246 gene encoding pleckstrin homology domain-containing family O member 1-like; this encodes MKKNGSTKRGPQDANQQPMQPDKTGWIRKFCGKGIFREIWKSRFVILKGEQLYISEKEVKDEKKIQEVVDLTDYERSEELRKAKSRSKKNHSKFTLLRSRQPGNTVSLYRKLGFTAEDNS